A part of Rhipicephalus microplus isolate Deutch F79 chromosome 8, USDA_Rmic, whole genome shotgun sequence genomic DNA contains:
- the LOC119164132 gene encoding adenosine receptor A2b-like isoform X7, translating into MDLKNVTATSKEFAWDVTGELVEPNAWTSPVQVAIAALLVFLLSPVVLCSNALLLLSMYRFKRLRTPSNLFLVALFSADFGIGLLLPPGLYFEFSRPGIRCSALCLLPYCLLIQFSGVAMLSSAAVALDRCTSLALPLTYNNLITHRTAGRAVLTIWVYAILVSGTPLLTLPPLKSPCSFRLVSTPVRIFLLCAFYLPCLAVMTSSYVYVYVVARRHARAIYSVENNLRTTLPPDRHYGWTLTLTVASFAFLWTPVAAFVVLEATSQEQYDQKATFYLGLVGLGASSVDPLLYGFRNSEFRAALLRMLKELLPRMSGDFLGESPSALHRSRCGTASTLRPAGASTTLPPLETDCSACTRTLIMMDLRPVSYV; encoded by the coding sequence ATGGACTTGAAGAACGTGACTGCCACCTCGAAAGAGTTCGCATGGGACGTCACCGGTGAGCTGGTGGAGCCCAATGCCTGGACGAGTCCAGTCCAGGTCGCCATCGCCGCACTGCTGGTGTTCCTTCTCTCCCCCGTAGTTCTGTGCAGCAACGCTCTCCTCTTACTCTCCATGTACCGCTTCAAGAGACTTCGGACTCCCAGCAACCTCTTTCTAGTCGCCCTGTTTAGTGCCGACTTCGGAATTGGTCTCCTTTTGCCACCTGGACTGTACTTTGAGTTCTCCCGACCGGGAATCCGCTGTTCCGCACTGTGTCTCCTCCCGTACTGCCTGTTGATCCAATTCAGCGGCGTGGCCATGCTCAGTTCGGCTGCCGTGGCACTGGACCGCTGCACCTCTTTGGCCTTGCCACTCACCTACAACAATCTCATCACCCACCGCACTGCCGGGCGCGCAGTCCTGACCATCTGGGTCTACGCCATTTTGGTCTCCGGTACGCCACTGCTGACACTCCCACCGCTCAAGTCACCATGTAGTTTCAGACTAGTCTCGACTCCGGTCCGAATCTTCCTACTGTGCGCTTTCTACCTGCCGTGTCTAGCCGTCATGACGAGCAGTTACGTCTACGTCTACGTCGTGGCTCGGAGGCATGCCCGGGCCATCTACTCCGTAGAGAACAACCTGAGGACCACGTTGCCTCCAGACCGTCACTACGGCTGGACTCTAACCCTGACCGTGGCGTCGTTCGCGTTTCTCTGGACGCCCGTGGCCGCCTTCGTGGTCTTAGAGGCCACGTCGCAAGAGCAGTACGACCAGAAGGCCACGTTCTACTTGGGTCTTGTGGGCCTCGGAGCCAGTTCAGTAGACCCGCTTCTGTACGGCTTCCGGAACTCCGAGTTCCGGGCCGCCCTCCTGCGCATGCTCAAGGAACTGCTCCCCCGGATGTCTGGGGACTTCCTCGGGGAGAGTCCCAGCGCTCTGCATCGGAGTCGGTGCGGGACTGCATCTACACTTAGGCCAGCCGGTGCGAGTACGACGTTGCCGCCGTTGGAGACGGACTGTTCGGCATGCACTAGGACGCTGATCATGATGGATTTGAGGCCTGTAAGCTacgtgtga